The Armatimonadota bacterium genome segment CCGGACCGTGTAGGTTCCCGGGGCCAGACGCCGCACCCGGACCATGAGACTCCGCCGATCCAGGTCCTCCAGGTCCACGCCACCCCGGGCAACTAGGCGTCCCCGCGGATCCAGGACCTCGATCCGACTCCTGGAGGGATCTAGCTCCTCGTTGAACCAGGCGCGGACCACGGAAGGGGGAATGAAGAGCACGGCCCCATTCTGAGGGGTCGACCCCACCAATCGGGCGTGGGCGGACAGCGGGAGATGGTAGACTCCCACCAGCAGCAGGAGGAAAAGAGCTCGTCCGATTCCCTTCCTGATCGGTTCGCTCACGGGGACAGCAGCAGGAGGGCGTCGCTCACGGGGCGCTCTCCCGTCTCATCGGATGGCCGGTTCCACACCCGGCCGTGGACCACGAGGGTGGTGGAGCCGCCGCCATCGAGGTTCAAGGCTTCTACGGCACCCAACCGCCGCATCTCCGCGGCGAGCTCTGGAATGGTCATCCCCAGGCTGTGCTCGGGGGCGCGCCCGTCCACCACGAGGAGGATCACGGTACCGTCCGGATCCACCCCGATCGCGGTCCGCGGATGCCTCCGGTAGAGGAACGCCTCCGGAAACCCTTCCGGATCCGGTACCGGTTGGCCCCGTCTCAGCAGCCTCGGACCTCCGCACAGGATGTCCCGTACCTGTTGCCAGCGGGGATCTCCGGAGGAGGGCTCCGCGCGAATCCGCACGTGCACGGGATCCCCGACTCGGAGTCTGGCGAGCAACGCCCCGGGAGCCCCGTGACCGGAGAGGACAAATCCGTCAGGGGGGACCCAGGCCGGCGGCGCCTCTCGGACCTCCTGGACCATCCCCCCAGAAACCACCACCTCCACACCCCTCACCTGGACCCGGGGGGTTCCGCCGAACCGGGGGGTAAACAGCACCACCTCACCGGATCCCCGCGTGCGGTTGAGTCCTTGGATCGGGATGGTTGCCCAAGCGGTCACCGCTTCCGCCCTCCACTCCAGCGTGTCGAACACCACCTCCTGCGTGTCCGTGATCCCGAGGCACGAACGGCCGGGGAGGGGTTCGCTCGCCCATTCCCTTTGGATCATCACCCCTCCCACCGGATCTCCCTCCGGAGCGAAGTACCCGCCGTTCACCGCGGCCACGGCTCCGGATCGCTGCGCGATGGCGGAGGTTCGCTCCCGCCCCATTACCCGGTCCTGGGCAAGGGCCACCCGAAGCCTTCCGCTTCCCCTCGTGATCCGGAGGGTGGCCGTCCACTGGGGTCCGGGCAGGGAGTCGAAGTCACGCAGGGTGGAGATGACCCACGTAGGATAGCCTTCCTCCGCGAGACGGGTACGAAGGAATTCCGCCTCCACCCGGCTCCCAAACGACCCCACCCGCACCTTCGCGAGCCCGTCGAGGAGGTCCACGAAAACGGGAAGTCCCCGCTTCCGGATCTCCTGGGCCAGACGGTGAGCGTTCTGGAGGGACGCAAAAGCCCCCACCTGCACCCGCCAGACGGGCAGCGTCCGCAACGCTCCCCGTTTCTCCACCGTCAGCAGCACGCCGGGGCGAAGGAGGTGCAGTACGCGCAGACGGGTGCCGTTCTCCAGGGCCTGGAGTAGGGTCCAGATCAGGAAGGCTCCTTCCGTCCGGCTGACGTGGGCCAGGGGGCGGAACCTGCGGGAGGAGGGGTCTGGGAGGAGGGAGGGACGGCTGAGGAGGGCTACCGCTACTGCTCCTCGGTAGGAGGGAGAGATCCGATCGAGATCCTCGAACGGGAGCGGATGGTCCGCGAGGGCGGCGGCCTCCCACGCGTGTCCCAGGGCCCGCACCGTCCACAGGATCGCGTCCTGTCGGGTAAGGGGGGCGTGCGGCCGGAACAGCCCCTGCACGTTGAGGATTCCGTGAGCCAGGGCCGCGTGCACGAAGGGCGCCATCTCCCGAGGCACGTCCGGGAGCGGTGTGCGGACTCCGGAATCCAGCGGCAGGCCCTTCGCGCGCACCAGCCACCGCACGTACTCTCCCCGCAGCACGGGGCGGAGGTGCTTCTCCTCGGCGGATTCCAGAATCCCGCGCTCCGCGAGGAGGGCCAGAGGATCCCCGGTCCGGAGGGATTTCTCCGTCGGCCCCGGGAAGGAACCCGTCCCAAGCGCAATGGCCAACGCGAGCGCCACGGGAATCCGCATCAGGCTAACGGAGCTCCAGGGACTCTACGCGAAGTTCAAGTTCCTCGAGTACAACGCGGAGTTCGTAGTGGCCTATGGGAACCTGGGAGAAGGCGAACTGCCCGAGGTCGTCCAGGGGAGCCGAGAAGGAGAACGAGGCCGAGGAGAGGATCACCTCTCCTCGAGGAGGGGTCCTGTACCCTCCGAGGATTCCGAACACGGATCTGCAAGCGGGATCTCGGGGGTCTCCGGCCACCTCCAGGGTGAGCGTGTATCCCTCTTCCGCGTATGCGGCTCGGGAGGGGGACGTTTCTCCCCGGAAGGCGAAGGCAGGGGGAAGGGAGGGGATCGGGCGAAGCAGAAGGATTCGACGCCCGAGCTGGGGGACGCCCGTTGCCAACAGAGCGTCCAGCCACCGGAGCTCCTCCCGGCAGTAGGGGCAGACGGTCAGGTGGTCCGGGATCTCCGGAGCCTCAAGGAGGCCGAGACGCCACTCCCCCAACCGCTCCGGGGGAGGGCAGTGGAGACGGTACAGCCGTCGGTGGAGGGTGTCCTCCAGGGGATCCGGGGGGTGGGCAGGTTGCGCCGGACGCTCCGACATAAATCCCCCAATCGAGACAAATGGTTTTCGATTGCCTATTCGAACTCAATGAGCGGGATCCTGCGAACCTGGCAAGGAAGTTGCTGGAATTCCGACAGCGGATCTGGAAAACATTTGATCGCATTATTGCACGGTTTAACCGTGCAAATTTCTCGGTCTAATTCGATGTACTGTCAGGTAAAGTTAGCCATTTTGATAGAATAGATCGTGAGGAGGGGATGGATGGGCCGGCTGGTGGCGGAGGTTCTGCGCACGTTCGGATTACGGGTTTACGAGGCCCGCACGGCCGCGGGGCTCTCGCAGCGGGCGCTGGCGAGGCTGCTGGGCTTGCGGAGCGCGGTAGCGGTGGGAGACTGGGAACGGGGTAAGGCCTTCCCCAAGTTCCTCACCTTCCTTCGCTTGTGTGAGGTCCTCAACCGGCCCCCGGCGTATTTTCTGGAGGGCTATACGGAAGCCCCCGCTCAGGAGGGGACCGTGGAGGCGCTGGAGCGCCTGGAGGCGAAGCTGCACCAGCGTCATCTGGAGCTCCTCCACCGGCTGGAGCAGTTGCCCGCGGAAATCAGTGGGTGCATACCTCCCGACGAAATCCTCTCCTTCCTGCAGAAGATGGACTTCGAGCGGGATGTGCTCCCACACCTCCCCCTCGACCTCCGCGCCGCCCTTCGGGCCCGGAAGCTTCCCCCCGAATTCGAGGAGGCCGCTTACAGCATCGCCCGCAACGCCGCCTGGCATGCCTGGGAGGTGACCCGTGAGGAGGTTCGGGATTGGGTCCGGAAGCGGAGAAGGGTCTGAAAACCGTCAGCGGCTGCGCTTCCAAAGTGACCTCGGTCGGTTCCCCGGCCTCGACCCCTCTGGATCGCTTGCCGCTGACGGTTTTCTTTTACCACGGATTTAAAGCAAAAAGCAATGGGGAACATATGTTCCCCATCTCACCAGGCCCCCCTCTCTGCGGCGGAGAGCAGGCGGTGGGTGGCGGCGGTCACCTCCTTCACGATGGAGGGCCAGCGAGCAAGGATCTCCGCAAGCGCCTGCTGCGCCTGGACCCTCAGGGTTTCCGGGAGGGATCCCATCTCCTCCTCGTCCAGCACCTTCGGCTGTGCATTGGGCAGAACAAGCACGTCGGCTGCCAGGTCGAGCCAGGCGATCCGATCCGCCTCCAGCCGTACCTCCCCGCTCAGATTGATGTACCACCCCAGGGTTTCCCCGTGCGGTGTGACCCAGTGGTACACGTTGTACGGACGGTCCACCCAGAAATGGCCATAGGTGACCGTGCCGGGATCCAAGGATAGGTCGTCCACCCGCCAGGGGTGCGTGATCACGTAACGGAGCACCACGCGGTCTGCGTCCCGGAGGAGGAGTTCGCACGGGAACACCTCCTCGCGGCCGTCCGGTCGCCGTTTGATCTCCAGGAACAGGACCCCCATGGCGCCGATCCCAGGGTCCCTTCGACGTCTCCTGCTCGAACTCCTAGTACAATGGGGGTACCCGGAACGGTCTTGGGGCCTTTGGGGAACCCCGGGGCTTACCGGAGACGGCAGGGAAGGGATTCCTGAGCGGGAGTGCACGATGAACATCGTCCTCACGGCCAAGAACGTGACGCTCAACGAGCATCTGCGCCAGTATGCAACGAAGAAAATCGAACGGCTGGCCCGGTTCTTTGACCACGTTCAGGAGGCAAAGGTGGTCCTCCGGACCAGCCGGGATCGCAACCAGGGACGCGAATCCCTCGTGGAGGTCACGGTGTACGGAGACGGTTTTGTGCTGCGGGGGGAGGAGGCCGCGCCGGACTTCTTCGCGGCCGTGGACCTGGTGTCCGAAAAACTGGAGCGGCAGATCCAGAAGGTACGGGACCGCTGGATCCACAAGCGCCGTCTGGACGAGGCCCGCCGGCGGCGCCAGGAGGAGGTGGAGGCGGAGGAGGCGCGAAGGGCCGAGGAGTTCCCGGAACCCCTTCCGCAGATCGTGCGCCGCAAGCAGCTCACCACCAAACCCATGACGGAAGAGGAGGCCACCGTCCAGATGGAGCTGCTGGGCCACAGCTTCTTCGTGTACCGGGACGCGGACACGGGACACGTTCGGGTGCTGTACCGTCGGCGGGACGGGCAGCTGGGCCTCCTCGAGGTGGAATGAGGCGGGTGGCGTGGGCCTGCGCATGGGCCGCGCTCCTCGCGGGGTGCGCGGTCCGGCCCGATCTCTCCCGCCTGCCTCCCCTGCGCCTGCGGGCGCCGGGGGATATGGTCCGGCAGGTGAAGCCGGGCTACACCCTCTCCGGGAGTCTAGTGACCGCCTGTGCCCCCACCCACGACGGACGGCTGGTGGGGGTGGTCGTGGACAACGACCCGCGCGCCCGGCCGCAGAGCGGACTGAGCTTCGCGTGCCTCCTCTACGAGATCCCTACGGAGGCTCGGATTCCCCGCTTCCTCGCGGTGTTCAACGGCCAGGAACCGGCCCGTGTGGGACCCGTGCGCAGCGTGCGGCCCGCGTTCCTGGAGATCGCCCAGGAGCTGGATGCCGTGGTGGCCCACGCAGGGCAGAGCCTCCCCGCCTTCCAGTGGATCCGCGCCCACCGTTACCCCGTGGTCAACGAGTTCTGGACTCCGCAGCCATTCTGGCGCAGCCGGGACCGGCGCATGCCCCACAACCTCTACGGAGCCGTTCCCCGGATCCGGGAGGTCATGCGGCGTCGGGGCTATGACCGTCCTCCCGTGCTTCCGCGGCCCGCTGCCCTCACCTACACGGAGCCTTACGGTCCCGCCGCGGGTCACATCCGGATCGGGGTTATGAAGGGGTTCCAGGCCGAGTTCGTCTACCAGGACGGCCGCTACCTCCGGACCACCGCGGGCCGGCCACATCTCGATGCCCTCACCGGGGCGCCGGTGTGGGCTCGGGCCGTGTTGGTCCAGTTCGTCACGTGGCGGGGGGGGCGGTCGGGGAGGGTGGACGTCTCGGAAGTCGGGGTGGTGGGACAGGGGAGGGCCCTGATCTTTGCCTACGGACGCGCGGTGGAGGGTCGATGGGAGAGAGCCTCCGAGGAAACTCCTACGGCGTTCACGGATTCCCAGGGCCGGGGCCTGTTGCTCCCGTCCGGCCCTCTCTGGGTGGTCCTTGTACCCCTCGGCACTCCGGTCACGTACGTCCCGAGAGGGCTCTGACGGAACCCCCGGCCTCATCCGGCGGTTTATACTGAAAGGGAGTGAGCCCATGCTGAAGACTCTGGCGAGGCTGTTCGGGCGGGGAGAGGACGCGGCGGTGCGCCGCTACCTGCCTGCGGTGCAACGCATCAACGGGCTGGAACCGGAGTTCGAGCGCCTCTCGGACGAGGCCCTGCGGGCCAAGACGGAGGAGTTCCGGACCCGCCTGCGCTCCGGCGAGACCCTGGATGATCTCCTCCCCGAGGCCTTTGCCGCGGTGCGGGAGGCCAGCAAGCGCACCCTCGGGCTCAGACACTTTGACGTCCAGCTCATCGGCGGCATCGTGCTGCACGAGGGCAAGGTGGCGGAGATGAAAACGGGGGAAGGGAAGACCCTGGTGGCCACCCTGCCCGTCTACCTCAACGCGCTTTTAGGCCGCGGGGTGCACGTGGTCACCGTCAACGACTACCTGAGCCGCCGGGACGCGGGCTGGATGGGGCCCATCTACCATACCCTGGGGCTGCGGGTGGCGGCCATTGCGCATGAGTTCAGTGGCCTCTACGATCCCGCCTACCAGGACCCCAAGCCCCATGCGGACGACCGCCTGAACCACTTCCGTCCCATCTCCCGACGGGAGGCCTACCTGGCGGACGTCACCTACGGTACCAACAACGAGTTCGGATTCGACTACCTCCGGGACAACATGGCCCTGCGTCCAGAGGACATCGTGCAGCGGGAGCTCTACTACGCCATCGTGGACGAGGTGGACTTCATCCTCATCGACGAGGCCCGTACCCCCCTCATCATCTCCGGGCAGTTGGAGGAATCCACCCGCAAGTACTACGAGTTTGCACGCTTGGTGCGTCGACTGCGCCTCGGTGAGGACTACACCGTGGACGAGAAGCTGAAGACCGCCACCCTCACGGAAGCGGGGATTCGGAAGGTGGAGCAGATGCTGGGGGTGGACAACCTCACAGACCCGGAGCACCTGGACCTCATGCATCACGTCCACCAGGCCCTGCGGGCCCATGCCTGCTACAAGCGGGACGTGGACTACGTGGTGAAGGATGGCCAGGTGATCATCGTGGACGAGTTCACGGGCCGGCTCATGTTCGGCCGGCGGTACGCGGATGGACTGCACCAGGCCATCGAGGCCAAGGAGGGCGTGCGGATCGAGCGGGAGACCCAGACCCTAGCTACCATCACCCTCCAGAACTACTTCCGCATGTACGAGAAGCTGGCGGGCATGACGGGGACCGCGAAGACGGAGGAGGAGGAGCTCCGAAAGATCTACGGTCTCGAGGTGGTGGTGATCCCTACCCACAAGCCCATGATCCGAGTGGATCTCCCGGACCTGGTGTTCAAGACGGAGGCGGCCAAGTGGCGGGCCGTGGTGCAGGAGATCAAGGAGTGCTACCAGAAGGGCCGTCCCGTGCTGGTGGGGACCCGGTCCATCGAGAAGAGCGAAATGCTGTCCCGGATGCTGCGTCAGGAGGGGGTTCCGCACCAGGTGCTCAACGCCAAGTACCACGAGAGGGAGGCGGAGATCATCGCCCAGGCCGGACGCCTGGGAGCCGTCACCATCGCCACCAATATGGCGGGCCGCGGGGTGGACATCCTCCTCGGCGGCAATCCCCCGGATCCGGAGGAAGCAGAGAAGGTCCGGCAGCTCGGGGGGCTGCACGTGATCGGCACGGAGCGACACGAGGCCCGGCGCATCGACAACCAGCTGCGAGGGCGCTCCGGCCGCCAGGGGGATCCCGGCAGCAGCCGGTTCTATGTCTCCGCGGAGGACGAGCTCCTGCGCCTGTTCGGAGGCGAACGCATCGCGGCCATCATGGATCGGTTCCGCATCGACGAGGATACCCCTATCGAGAGCCCGTTGCTTACCCGACAGATTGAGGCGGCGCAGAAGCGGGTGGAGCAGTATCACTTCGACATCCGCAAGCACCTTCTGGAGTACGACGATGTGATGAACGTGCAGCGGCAGACCCTCTACCGGGAGCGCCGCAAGGTGCTCTTCGGCGAGAACCTCCGAGAGAACGTGCTGGACATGATGGAGCGGGTCGTGGCGGAGGTGGTGGAGACCTACTGCCCCGCCTCCCTTCCCCGCGAGGAGTGGGATCTGGAGGGCATGCTCCAGGAGCTGGAGCAGCTGGCACCTGTTCCGGAGATCCTGGCCATTTCCCTCCAGGACCTGGCGGGCCGTTCCCGGGAGGAGACTCAGGAGATCCTCACCACAGCCGTGCTCCGGGCCTATGAAGCCAAGGAGGAGGCGGTGGGCCCGGAGGTGATGCGGGAGGTGGAGCGGATAGTACTCCTCTCCCACATCGATCGCAAGTGGATAGACCACCTGTATGCCATGGACGAGTTGCGGGAGGGGATCGGGCTAAGGGCCTACGGACAGGTAAGCCCGCTGGTGGAGTACCAGCGGGAGGCGTACGAGATGTTCCAGCAGATGCTGCGGGCCATCCAATCCGACACCGTCCGGGACCTCCTCCGGGTGCGGGTGGAGCGCGAGATCCCCCGCGTCCTCCGACCCGTGGCCCGCATTACTGCCCAGGCGGGTCCGGACGCGGACCGCATCCTGGGAGCCCTCCCGGCCTCCACCGACCGCGCGGCGACTCCCCCCAAGCCCCAGCCTGTGGTGGTGGGGGCCAAGGTGGGGCGCAACGACCCCTGCCCCTGCGGCAGCGGTAAGAAATACAAGAAGTGCTGCGGCCGGGAATCCTGATCCCCTCCCACCGGTTTGCGGTTTTGCGGGGATTCCGCAGCGGATACCATGATCGCGGAGAGGTGAGGGAAGGATGACGTATGCTACCCTGGACGAACTGCGGGCCCAGGTAGGTGAGGACCTGGCGCGACTCCGGGAGATCAGGGGGCACCTTTGACCTGGATCGCATCCGGCGCCGCATCCAGGAGCTGGAGGAGGCAGCTGCCCGCCCCGAGGTGTGGTCGGATCCGGAGCGGGCCCGGGAGGTAGGCCGGGAGCTGGGGCGCCTCCGCGCGCAGCTGGTGGCCTTCGAGGCGCTGGAACGGGGGCTCCTGGACCTGGAGGAGCTGCTGATCCGGGGGCCGGAGGATCCTGAGGAGCTCGGGCTTTTATGGGAGGAGGCCCAGACCCTACACGCCCGGCTGGAGCGGCTGGAGATCGAGACCCTGCTCTCCGGTGAGCACGATCCCTCCAACGCCATCCTCTCCATCCACGCGGGCGCGGGAGGGACGGACTCCCAGGACTGGGCGGAGATGCTCCTCCGGATGTACCTGCGGTGGGCTGTCTCCAAGGGGTACGAGGCAGAGGTGGTGGACCTCTCCTTGGGCGAGGAGGCGGGGATTAAGAGCGCCACGGTGATGGTGCGGGGGCCGTATGCCTACGGGTACCTGAAGGCGGAACGGGGGACCCATCGCCTGGTGCGCATCTCGCCCTTTGACGCGGCCCACCGGCGTCACACCTCCTTCGCCCTGGTGGAGGTTCTCCCAGAGGTGGAGCCCGTGACGGTGGACATTCGGCCGGAGGATTTGCGGATAGAGACCTTCCGGTCCCGGGGGGCCGGCGGGCAGAACGTGAACAAGGTGGAGACCGCGGTCCGCATTACGCACCTGCCCACGGGGATCGTGGTGCAGTGTCAGAACGAGCGCAGCCAGCACGCCAACCGGGAGACCGCCCTTCGCCTCCTCGCCGCCCGCCTATACGAGCACTACCGACGGGAGCAGGAGAGGAAATTGCAGCAGCTGCGGGGGGAACACCGCGATGCCTCCTGGGGGAACCAGATCCGTTCATACGTCCTCCATCCATATACCCTCGTGAAGGACCACCGGACGGGCGTGGAGACGGGGAACGTGCAGGCGGTGCTCGAGGGCGAGCTGGATCCCTTCATCTACGCCTACCTGCGGGCTCAGGCGGCCACAGACCGGGTTCGGGCAAGAGGATAGGGGTGCGGCTTCTTCCCCCCTTGATCCTCCTGGGTCTTTTCGCCTCCCTCGCGGTAGTCTGGGAGCGCCACGGGGTGGAAGCTCCCTACCGCACCGTGGAGCTCGTCCTCGACAGCGAGGGCTGGCGGCTCGTGGCCAGGCGGGAGGGCCTGGAGGAGGAGGGGTTCTGGCGGACGCTGCGGGAGGCGGGAGCCACCAGCGTGGCGGTGTACGAGCAGACCCTGCGGCGCCTGGAGGATGCGGGGTTGGTGGCGGTCCTCGATGGCCCGGAACTGCTGGCGCAGGCGCGGACCGGCCGCCTCTCTGCGGCTCTCTCCGCCCTGACGCGTCGGCCGGACCTCCTCCGGTCCGTATACGTACTGCCACTTCGACCCGACGTGGCCACCCTGGTGGAGCAGGGCTTTCGGAACGCCCTGGGAGCCCACCGGATCCGCCTCGTGCTCCGGAATCCCCTCGTGTACGAGCTCCTCGGGTGGCGCAAGGATCTGGAGGAGGTCGGCCTCGGGTTCCTTCCCTGGGAGGTCCGGCGATGGGAGCGGCGGGGGTTCTGGGTGGTCCTGCGGCCCCGGAACGTGCGGACCCTGGATGCGGAACGCCTGCGGGAACGGGTCCGGGCATACGGAACGCTGGGACATGGTCTCACCCTGATCTTCGAGGGGGTGGAGGTTCTCGGGTACGAACACCTGATCCCTCAGGCGGCCGCGGTCCTCCGGGAGATCGGCGCGGTCTACGGACGGGTGGAGGTCCTCACCGCGGCGCGCCGGATGCGGGGAGAGCAGAGCCTGGCGGTCCGGATGATGCCTCGGGTGGTGCGGGTGTTCAGCATCGGACAGGACGAACTAGATCGCATGAACCCTCCGGCGGCCCGGGAGCGGTTCCTGCGGGCGGCCCGGGAGCGCAACCTCCGGATCCTCTACATTCGGCCGTTCCAGTCTGTGCCCGGAGGCGTGGATCCCGTGGCGTACAACCTCCACTACCTCCGATCCCTCGTCGCCGACCTGCAGACCGCCGGTTTCCAGCGCGGACGGGCGGCTCCGCTTCCGATGCTGCGGCTTCCGCGCCCCGTGCTGTACGCCGCGGGGTTAGGGGCCGTAGCGGCGGGTGTGCTCTCGCTCGTCCTCCTCGTCGGGAGGACTTGCTCTCCCCTCGGAGCGGTGGTCCTGGTGGGCGCGGGATGGGTTGGACTTTTGGGGCTGGGTATGGTCTCCGAGCTGTGGGCGCGCAAGCTCACGGCCCTCCTGAGTGCCGTGGTCATCCCCCCCCTCGCGATCCACGCAGGTCTACCCCGGGGCGGACCGCGGGCGGTCTCCGGAGGTCGGGTGCTGCTGGAGGCCGTGGGCCGGCTGTGGCTTATCTCCCTGGGATCCACCGCGGGGGGATTCCTGGTGGCCGCGCTGCTCACGGACTGGCCCTTCCTGCTGGCCTTCGAGGTCTTCTTCGGGGTGAAGGCGGCCACCGTCCTCCCCCTCGTCCTGATCCTGCTGTTGGAGCTCTCGGAGCCGACAACCGCCGACCCTCCGTGGCGGAGGCTGTGGCGGGCCATGGACCGGCCCCTCTCCCTTCGAACAGCCCTGATCCTGGTGGTGCTGGGATCCGCGGGCTTGCTGTTGGTGCTGCGTACCGGCAACGTGAGCCTGCCCATGCTCGATCTGGAGGAGCGACTGCGTACGGCGTTGGAGACGGCCATGGGAGCCCGGCCCCGCACGAAAGAGTACCTGGTGGGCCACCCCGCCCTGCTGCTCGGCGTTGCCGCGTATCTCGTGGGTATGCGGCGATGGGGCCTCCCCCTGGTCGTGGTGGGAGCCGTCGGGCAGGCGGGACTCGTGAACTCCTTCGCCCACCTCCACACCCCCATCCTCTATACCCTCTGGCGCACCGCCAACGGTCTGCTGCTGGGAACCGTGATCGGGGTGGCGGTCTGGGTAGTGGCGTGGTTCCTCCTCCGGCCCCGGGGGCTCCTTCCCGCCCCCGGGCATCCTGTGCTGGTGCAGGCCGCGATTCGCGAACAGCTCCCTCCCTAGCCCATGCGGGCGGTGGTCCTGGGCTACTATGGCTTCGGCAACGTAGGAGACGAGGCGGTGCTGTGGGCCATGCGCCAGCACCTGCGGGAGGTTCTTCCGAACCTCCGGCTCTGTGTGCTCTCCGCGGACCCTGAGGCCACATCCGCCCTGCACGGCACGGAGAGCGTCCTGCGCACGGATCCCAAAGGGGTGCGGCGGGCCATGCGGGAAAGTGTGGTGGTCCTGAGCGGCGGAGGTAGCCTCTTCCAGGACGCCACCAGCTGGCGGAGCCCACTCTACTACGCCTGGCTGCACGAGCTCGCCGCCAGGGAACGCAGGCCCCTGGTGGTGTACGCGCAGGGCATAGGCCCCCTCCGGCGGCGCCTCAGTCGGTGGACGACCCGACGGGCCATGGGACACGCCGCGCGCCTCACGGTGCGGGATGCCCCAAGCGCCCGACTCCTCAGACACCTCGGCGTGCGGGACCCCGTCGAGGTAGTCTGCGATCCCGTCCTCGGGTTGCCGACTCCCGGGCCCGGAGAGGGCTCCCCGTGGATCGGCGTCTCCCTCCGTCCCTGGCCGGGGGTATCCCTAGATCCCATCGTCGAGGCCATCGCGAGGCTTCAGGACGAGGTCGGAATTCCGGTACGGGTGGTGTGCTTCCACGAAAGCATGGATCGGGGGCTGAACGAAGTCCTGGCCCGCCGGGTGCGGGCCGAGGACCTCGTGGTGGTGCGCTCGCCCCAGGAGGCTTGGCGGGTCTTCTGCGGCGCGGGTCTCGTGGTGGCCATGCGGCTCCATGCCCTCCTCTTCGCGGCCCTGGCAGGGGCCGTTCCCGTGGGTATTGCGTACGATCCGAAGGTTCAGGCCCTGGCGGACCAGCTCCCCGGCTTGGAGGTGGTTTCCCTGGAGGAACTCTCCCGCGGCCTGTGGGGGGCCGTGGAGCGCGCGTGGCGGGATCGGGAGTCCAGAGTGGAGCAGCTGCGGAAGGCGGTTCCCCCGCTTTCAGCCCGGGCCCGGCTCCCCGCCCGGGCCGTCGCCGCCTTGTTGGGGGGTGTACCCCTCTAGGGACGGATGGGCGGACGGGTGTGGGTCCTGGGAGTTCCCTTCGACCCTGTAGATCTGGAGGGTGCGGTGGCGGCGTGCATCCGCATGGTGGCCGACGGGCGGCCGCACCTGGCGGTCACCGCCAATCCCGAGGCGGTGGTCCGGGCCCAGGACGATCCGGAGTTTGCGGAGATACTCCGGAGGGCGGATCTCGTGGTCGCGGATGGAATCGGCGTGGTGTGGGCGTCCCGGAGGCTGGGGCAGCCGCTGCCCATGCGGGTCCCCGGCATCGAGCTCATGGAGGCCCTCTGCGCCCACGCGGCGCGCGCAGGGCTGAGGGTGTTCCTGCTGGGCGGAGCCGAGGGAGTGGCAGAGCAGGCAGCCCGCACCCTCCTCCGAAATCACCCCGGCCTGCGGATTGCGGGCACCCACCACGGGTACTTCCCGGACGACGGACCGGTGGTCGAGCGGATCGCGGAGAGCCGCGCGGACCTGCTGTTCGTGGGGATGGGGATGCCCCGGCAGGAGAAGTGGTTGAGCCGCCACCTTCCCGAGCTCGGGGTACGGCTGGCCATGGGGGTGGGCGGGAGCCTGGATGTGCTCGCGGGCCGGGTCCGCCGGGCACCGGGCTTTGTACAGCGGGTGCACCTGGAGTGGCTGTACCGCCTCCTGCAGGAACCCCGCCGGTGGCGCCGCCAAC includes the following:
- a CDS encoding phosphodiester glycosidase family protein, giving the protein MRIPVALALAIALGTGSFPGPTEKSLRTGDPLALLAERGILESAEEKHLRPVLRGEYVRWLVRAKGLPLDSGVRTPLPDVPREMAPFVHAALAHGILNVQGLFRPHAPLTRQDAILWTVRALGHAWEAAALADHPLPFEDLDRISPSYRGAVAVALLSRPSLLPDPSSRRFRPLAHVSRTEGAFLIWTLLQALENGTRLRVLHLLRPGVLLTVEKRGALRTLPVWRVQVGAFASLQNAHRLAQEIRKRGLPVFVDLLDGLAKVRVGSFGSRVEAEFLRTRLAEEGYPTWVISTLRDFDSLPGPQWTATLRITRGSGRLRVALAQDRVMGRERTSAIAQRSGAVAAVNGGYFAPEGDPVGGVMIQREWASEPLPGRSCLGITDTQEVVFDTLEWRAEAVTAWATIPIQGLNRTRGSGEVVLFTPRFGGTPRVQVRGVEVVVSGGMVQEVREAPPAWVPPDGFVLSGHGAPGALLARLRVGDPVHVRIRAEPSSGDPRWQQVRDILCGGPRLLRRGQPVPDPEGFPEAFLYRRHPRTAIGVDPDGTVILLVVDGRAPEHSLGMTIPELAAEMRRLGAVEALNLDGGGSTTLVVHGRVWNRPSDETGERPVSDALLLLSP
- a CDS encoding helix-turn-helix domain-containing protein yields the protein MGRLVAEVLRTFGLRVYEARTAAGLSQRALARLLGLRSAVAVGDWERGKAFPKFLTFLRLCEVLNRPPAYFLEGYTEAPAQEGTVEALERLEAKLHQRHLELLHRLEQLPAEISGCIPPDEILSFLQKMDFERDVLPHLPLDLRAALRARKLPPEFEEAAYSIARNAAWHAWEVTREEVRDWVRKRRRV
- a CDS encoding DUF402 domain-containing protein, translated to MGVLFLEIKRRPDGREEVFPCELLLRDADRVVLRYVITHPWRVDDLSLDPGTVTYGHFWVDRPYNVYHWVTPHGETLGWYINLSGEVRLEADRIAWLDLAADVLVLPNAQPKVLDEEEMGSLPETLRVQAQQALAEILARWPSIVKEVTAATHRLLSAAERGAW
- the raiA gene encoding ribosome-associated translation inhibitor RaiA; this translates as MNIVLTAKNVTLNEHLRQYATKKIERLARFFDHVQEAKVVLRTSRDRNQGRESLVEVTVYGDGFVLRGEEAAPDFFAAVDLVSEKLERQIQKVRDRWIHKRRLDEARRRRQEEVEAEEARRAEEFPEPLPQIVRRKQLTTKPMTEEEATVQMELLGHSFFVYRDADTGHVRVLYRRRDGQLGLLEVE
- a CDS encoding DUF3048 domain-containing protein, whose amino-acid sequence is MRRVAWACAWAALLAGCAVRPDLSRLPPLRLRAPGDMVRQVKPGYTLSGSLVTACAPTHDGRLVGVVVDNDPRARPQSGLSFACLLYEIPTEARIPRFLAVFNGQEPARVGPVRSVRPAFLEIAQELDAVVAHAGQSLPAFQWIRAHRYPVVNEFWTPQPFWRSRDRRMPHNLYGAVPRIREVMRRRGYDRPPVLPRPAALTYTEPYGPAAGHIRIGVMKGFQAEFVYQDGRYLRTTAGRPHLDALTGAPVWARAVLVQFVTWRGGRSGRVDVSEVGVVGQGRALIFAYGRAVEGRWERASEETPTAFTDSQGRGLLLPSGPLWVVLVPLGTPVTYVPRGL